The stretch of DNA CACGCCCCAGCGGTCCGCGTACGCCGCCACGAGGATCAGACCTCGCCCCGACTCCGCGTAGCCCCCGGCCGGATCCGGGGTACGTGGGAGCCGGTCACCCCGAGGATCGGTCACCTCGATACGTAGCGTGCGGGTCGCGTCCAGCGTGAGGGTCATCCGGAAGCCCCGGCCCGGGACTTGGCCGTGCAGGACCGCGTTCGCCGCGAGCTCGGCGGCGACGCTCTCCGCCGCCTCGGACGGGCGCTGCCAGTCGCCGAGCTGACGCTCCGTGAGCAGCCTCGCCAGG from Streptomyces sp. BA2 encodes:
- a CDS encoding ATP-binding protein, which gives rise to MNPEVTQTSTLTHQFTVLLSATRRDARLARLLTERQLGDWQRPSEAAESVAAELAANAVLHGQVPGRGFRMTLTLDATRTLRIEVTDPRGDRLPRTPDPAGGYAESGRGLILVAAYADRWGVDEGPAPCKTVWAELALLPDRGAT